The proteins below come from a single Drosophila busckii strain San Diego stock center, stock number 13000-0081.31 chromosome X, ASM1175060v1, whole genome shotgun sequence genomic window:
- the LOC108605422 gene encoding protein unc-93 homolog A, with translation MGSLPNLHELEEVERRREKRREYALLLEERARDTSRERERLSLFAQQRKQSYNNAQAIAGLGVGGLGVNVGGGSLSSTVTNAVNILDHDQAAATSSTRARHQQHQQQQQQQQQQHGHLHQHSHIQRGSLPSRNRVNRPRARSSTITHYLWDDGLMEHMGNYTPSPVSTRSYRINPVSSVQVQAALSNSRRRDSINSSIGANSVNRLITLNRTCHNRVPGHIRRLVSHRFTCMCIAHSLMCAVLLPIMALQGSSSVWHHREQWLHIGPNIGSLLLSVLFLVSAATSIPSLRLIHRYGYTPLLTANYLCLFLFVLSHLYTSIYTLLPAYMLLGLTLSGATNCKAALLVYYGARLSCMQSECTALGSAASSVPLEALEEHKMFCDRDQKVRRLARWYRASQDVGIIMGAIFASLLLACNENDWNCITYYLPYFPVHPNASSRMIPAEDYYNRNDRKMRICGAAMCPFRLPQLNEPHHFQERDDTFYDLNLGAGTFFKEFIAAGSQSAGHLLLWFDVMLALISLSLSLISGRTSLATGVRLERIIQDISNTRKLFFAGPLAFYIGAEQGFMSADFMRAFISCSIGINLISGSLIGMGAMQLVVSCTLSMLLRHTKRIVVILAAFFFQSCLLLALSTWKPAKDDSALFFVIAASWGACNGMWETLLLSLVTQNHAQHENALSITASLQTLRFVGLGLSFMAHGFICEKVKIIALMVLLIVCVLPYAILEVRLDAQRKATLHSL, from the exons ATGGGCAGCTTGCCGAATCTTCACGAGCTGGAGGAGGTCGAGCGCCGGCGGGAGAAACGTCGCGAATACGCGCTGCTCTTGGAAGAGCGGGCCAGAGACACGAGTCGGGAACGCGAGCGTCTATCGCTATTTGCGCAACAGCGCAAG CAATCCTATAACAATGCTCAGGCGATAGCTGGCCTGGGAGTGGGCGGCCTGGGAGTGAATGTGGGCGGCGGTTCGTTGAGCTCAACGGTCACCAATGCAGTGAATATTCTAGATCATGACcaggcggcagcaacaagtaGCACTCGTGCCAGAcaccagcaacaccagcagcagcagcagcaacagcaacaacagcatggACATCTGCATCAGCATTCGCATATACAGCGGGGCTCGCTACCATCGCGAAATCGTGTGAATCGCCCAAGAGCTCGCAGCTCTACCATCACGCATTATCTGTGGGATGATGGGCTAATGGAG CACATGGGCAACTACACACCCTCGCCTGTGTCCACACGCTCGTATCGCATTAATCCGGTGTCCTCGGTTCAGGTGCAGGCTGCCCTGTCAAATTCACGTCGTCGCGATTCGATTAACAGCTCCATAGGGGCCAACTCCGTAAATCGCTTGATCACATTGAATCGCACTTGCCACAACCGTGTGCCCGGCCATATACGGCGATTGGTCTCTCATCGCTTCACCTGCATGTGCATCGCTCATTCGCTCATGTGTGCCGTCCTGCTGCCCATTATGGCGCTGCAGGGATCCAGCTCGGTTTGGCACCATCGCGAGCAGTGGCTGCACATTGGACCCAACATTGgatcgctgctgctgagcgtgCTCTTTCTGGTGTCCGCTGCCACGAGCATTCCCAGCTTGCGCCTCATTCATCGCTATGGCTACACTCCACTGCTGACCGCCAACTATCTATGCCTCTTTCTATTCGTGCTCTCGCATCTGTACACTTCGATTTATACGCTGCTGCCGGCGTATATGCTGCTGGGATTGACGCTGAGTGGCGCCACCAATTgcaaggcagcgctgcttgtcTACTACGGCGCTCGCTTGAGCTGCATGCAGTCGGAGTGCACTGCCTTGGGCTCGGCCGCGTCTTCGGTGCCCTTGGAAGCGCTGGAGGAGCACAAAATGTTTTGCGATCGCGATCAGAAGGTGCGTCGCCTGGCGCGCTGGTATCGCGCCTCACAGGATGTGGGCATCATAATGGGCGCAATTTTCGCCAGCTTGCTGCTGGCTTGCAATGAAAACGATTGGAACTGCATCACCTACTATCTGCCCTACTTTCCGGTCCACCCGAATGCCTCGTCGCGCATGATTCCAGCGGAGGATTATTACAATCGCAACGATCGCAAGATGCGCATTTGCGGCGCCGCAATGTGCCCGTTCCGGCTGCCACAGCTGAACGAGCCGCATCATTTTCAAGAGCGCGATGACACCTTCTACGACCTCAATCTGGGCGCGGGAACGTTCTTCAAAGAATTTATTGCAGCCGGCTCGCAATCGGCCGGACACTTGCTACTCTGGTTTGATGTCATGCTCGCGTTGATATCGCTGTCATTGTCGCTGATATCCGGACGCACTTCGCTGGCCACTGGCGTGCGACTGGAGCGTATCATCCAGGATATATCCAACACGCGTAAGCTATTCTTTGCCGGCCCACTAGCGTTCTATATCGGCGCCGAGCAGGGCTTTATGTCGGCCGACTTTATGCGCGCGTTTATTTCCTGCTCCATTGGCATTAACCTGATCAGTGGCTCGCTGATTGGCATGGGAGCGATGCAACTGGTGGTCTCCTGTACGCTGAGCATGCTGCTGCGGCACACCAAGCGTATTGTGGTTATCT TGGCTGCCTTCTTCTTTCAATCGTGTCTGCTGTTGGCCTTGTCCACCTGGAAGCCAGCAAAAGACGACAGCGCACTCTTCTTTGTCATTGCTGCCTCTTGGGGCGCCTGCAACGGCATGTGggagacgctgctgctttcgCTGGTCACACAAAATCATGCGCAGCATGAGAACGCCTTGTCCATTACGGCGTCTCTGCAAACCTTGCGCTTCGTGGGCTTGGGCCTGTCATTTATGGCACATGGTTTTATCTGCGAAAAGGTGAAGATTATAGCGCTGATGGTGCTCTTGATCGTCTGTGTGCTGCCGTATGCCATATTGGAGGTGCGCTTGGATGCGCAGCGCAAGGCCACGCTCCATAGCTTATGA
- the LOC108605427 gene encoding U3 small nucleolar RNA-associated protein 15 homolog has product MTSNFYPLNLRRFQDKDPIATPDTNYWDRLSRPDLLKEHTTIDYVDFSPSDPDNFVLTCSVRVQVYNLVTKLVVKNLSRFQKTAYGATFRQDGRLLAAGDEEGHVKLFDTGSRNILRLFKGHKAPVHRTFFTADKLQLASFADDKSVRMWDVSNEKVVAKYKDAHTDYIRAGAMHPQSSSTFVSGGYDGKINLYDTRLDTPIVRTLDHGSPVESMLYLPNGSIFISAGGTQVRVWDMISGCRLLTAMSQHHKTVTCLRLGSDGKRLLSGGLDRHVKIYDVNTYKTVHTLTYPNAVVSLGVAPNDHAVVAGMVDGLVSIRRMNADGKASKQRRQKPQRHARSHQQQVQKPLVPETTTARVDHVIADKRQRGQQLKLYDIHLRMYNYKKALDNVFVQKIIENHPERVVAVITELLHRDGLEASLKDRPEAVIIKFINFICKYVGETRFMRPLLNAANTLMDVFENNVVPYSKSMLVALEKLENAVQSEMKLTMQLMELKGALDMIIGSALDKKQTDSSCSYIQTKMPRMQPSKRAQQYVVVVD; this is encoded by the exons ATGACATCAAATTTCTATCCACTGAACCTGCGAAGGTTTCAAGACAAGGATCCAATTGCCACACCCGACACCAACTACTGGGACCGGCTGTCG CGGCCCGATCTGCTGAAGGAACATACCACCATAGACTATGTAGACTTCAGTCCCAGCGACCCGGACAACTTTGTGCTGACTTGTTCAGTGCGTGTGCAAGTTTACAATCTGGTGACCAAGCTAGTTGTCAAGAATTTGTCGCGGTTTCAAAAGACCGCATATGGCGCCACATTCCGGCAAGACGGTCGACTTTTGGCAGCCGGCGACGAGGAGGGTCATGTCAAGCTCTTCGACACTGGCAGCCGCAACATACTGCGTCTCTTCAAGGGTCACAAGGCGCCAGTGCATCGTACCTTCTTTACCGCGGACAAACTGCAGCTTGCCAGTTTTGCTGACGACAAATCGGTGCGCATGTGGGATGTGTCCAATGAGAAAGTGGTAGCAAAGTACAAAGATGCACACACAGATTATATACGTGCAGGTGCCATGCATCCACAATCTTCATCCACATTTGTGTCCGGCGGCTACGATGGCAAAATCAACCTGTACGACACACGATTGGATACGCCCATTGTGCGCACACTGGACCACGGCAGCCCCGTGGAGTCGATGCTGTATCTACCCAATGGCTCAATCTTTATTAGCGCAGGCGGCACTCAGGTGCGCGTCTGGGACATGATTAGCGGCTGTCGCCTATTGACAGCCATGTCGCAGCATCACAAGACCGTGACCTGTTTGCGTTTGGGCTCCGATGGCAAGCGTCTGCTGTCCGGCGGCTTGGATCGTCATGTGAAAATCTATGATGTCAACACATACAAAACTGTGCACACACTTACCTATCCCAATGCAGTGGTTAGTCTGGGTGTGGCGCCTAATGATCACGCTGTGGTGGCGGGCATGGTGGATGGTCTGGTCTCCATACGACGCATGAATGCCGATGGAAAAGCCAGCAAGCAAAGACGACAAAAGCCCCAAAGACATGCTCGTAGCCATCAGCAGCAGGTGCAAAAGCCTTTGGTGCCAGAAACAACCACCGCACGCGTGGATCATGTGATTGCGGATAAGAGACAGAGAgggcagcagctgaagctatACGATATACATCTGCGCATGTACAACTACAAGAAGGCGCTGGACAACGTGTTCGTGCAAAAGATAATTGAGAACCATCCCGAGCGCGTTGTCGCTGTCATTACAGAGCTGCTGCATCGCGATGGCTTGGAGGCATCGCTTAAAGATCGTCCCGAAGCTGTCatcattaaattcataaacttCATTTGCAAATATGTTGGCGAAACGCGATTTATGCGGCCCTTGTTGAATGCCGCCAATACGCTAATGGATGTGTTCGAAAACAATGTCGTGCCCTATAGCAAGAGCATGCTGGTCGCACTGGAGAAGCTGGAGAACGCCGTGCAATCAGAGATGAAGCTCACCATGCAGCTGATGGAGCTAAAGGGCGCACTGGACATGATCATTGGCTCGGCGCTggataaaaagcaaactgacTCCAGCTGTAGCTACATACAGACCAAGATGCCACGCATGCAGCCCTCGAAGCGGGCGCAACAatatgttgtagttgtagATTAA
- the LOC108605429 gene encoding protein prenyltransferase alpha subunit repeat-containing protein 1 — protein MDEAHVDFDNEKKVLCEKIIRDINAVFLKDADLSSFEIIPKETNCNKSPVVHVEHNLGLESWCARHVYDHAHRTLILHRRQTQQQQLRTLQQQQQSDALAKYLNVALLINPDVTTFWHLRRQLVQKNRLSINKELQFSALVLSMKPKSNEAFAYRRWLYSFQSADAIDWPHEITICERAADRCASNYHAWSHRQWVLQSAPCTLLQSEIMRSEKFIRKHISDYSSYHYRQVLLARAYELGFYGPDDSSSSASSQLSSLRELLEEYELPVLKSGSADVAESMLQILLPNLNRSSVSVQRLRSFLFCCNVAASDMRLCAEQSELYGQRDCFELHRRASLKFIVEQSVRLLSGMASGMSLYLPPASGSDSASQASEFNYDTHPFLMAVRRTECLLGDKQQRWCKLHLNFSS, from the exons ATGGATGAAGCGCATGTGGATTTTGATAACGAGAAGAAAGTGCTGTGTGAGAAAATAATTCGCGATATCAATGCAGTTTTTCTTAAAGACGCCGATCT CTCTTCGTTTGAGATCATACCAAAGGAGACAAACTGCAACAAGTCGCCCGTAGTGCATGTGGAGCATAATTTGGGACTGGAATCTTGGTGCGCTCGACATGTCTACGATCATGCGCATCGCACGCTCATCTTGCATCGCCgacaaacgcagcagcaacagctgcgcacattgcagcaacaacagcaaagcgatGCCTTGGCCAAATATTTGAATGTGGCGCTGCTGATTAATCCGGATGTGACAACGTTTTGGCATTTGCGCCGTCAGTTGGTGCAAAAGAATCGCCTAAGCATTAACAAGGAGCTGCAATTCTCAGCTCTTGTGCTCTCTATGAAACCAAAGTCAAACGAGGCGTTTGCCTATCGCCGCTGGCTCTACTCGTTCCAAA GTGCGGATGCCATAGATTGGCCACATGAGATAACCATCTGTGAGCGTGCTGCGGATCGCTGTGCCAGCAACTATCACGCCTGGTCGCATCGCCAGTGGGTGCTACAAAGTGCACCCTGCACGCTGCTGCAGTCGGAGATCATGCGTAGTGAGAAATTTATACGCAAACACATCAGTGACTACAGCAGCTATCATTATCGTCAGGTGTTGCTCGCACGTGCCTATGAACTGGGTTTCTATGGGCCGGACGACTCCAGCTCTAGCGCCAGCTCACAGCTCAGCAGTCTGCGTGAGTTGCTGGAGGAGTACGAGCTGCCTGTACTGAAAAGTGGCAGTGCGGATGTGGCAGAGTCGATGTTGCAAATACTCTTGCCGAACTTGAATCGCAGCAGCGTCAGTGTGCAGCGCCTGCGTTCCTTTCTATTCTGCTGCAATGTGGCTGCCAGCGATATGCGCCTGTGTGCGGAACAGTCGGAACTTTACGGCCAACGCGATTGCTTTGAGCTGCATCGTCGCGCCTCGCTCAAGTTTATTGTCGAACAGAGCGTGCGCCTGTTGAGCGGCATGGCCAGTGGAATGAGCCTCTATTTGCCACCAGCTAGCGGCAGTGACAGCGCCAGCCAAGCGAGCGAGTTCAACTACGATACGCATCCATTTCTGATGGCCGTGCGACGCACTGAGTGCCTGCTGGgtgacaagcagcagcgctggtgCAAGCTGCATCTGAACTTCAGCAGTTAA
- the LOC108605431 gene encoding ubiquitin-conjugating enzyme E2 Q2, with amino-acid sequence MACLNTLKQEIKTLEKIFPKNHERFQILNSSVDELLCRFIDKNGKRYDIHANITETYPSSPPVWFAESEETSVTNAVQILSNTNGRDNHVINQVGILLRELCRLHNVPLPPDIDNLALPLQTPPPSASPLRLERCAGGGMGGVGGAPGPHGNDETDSDQDEIEDPIGESEQESEGDEDLPLEMDDVRSTNKKDDMEVEHLATLERLRQSQRQDYLKGSVSGSVQATDRLMKELRDIYRSDAFKNNMYSIELVNDSIYEWNIRLKSVDPDSPLHSDLLQLKEKEGKDSILLNILFKETHPFEPPFVRVVHPIISGGYVLIGGAICMELLTKQGWSSAYTVEAVIMQIAATLVKGKARIQFGATKALTQGQYSLARAQQSFKSLVQIHEKNGWFTPPKEDG; translated from the exons TCAGATACTCAATTCCAGCGTGGATGAACTCTTGTGCAGGTTTATCGATAAGAATGGCAAACGCTACGATATACATGCAAACATAACG GAAACGTATCCATCATCGCCGCCAGTTTGGTTTGCCGAAAGCGAAGAGACGAGCGTTACAAATGCCGTACAAATTCTCAGCAACACAAATGGCCGTGATAATCACGTGATTAATCAG GTTGGCATATTGCTGCGTGAGCTATGCCGTTTACACAATGTTCCACTGCCACCCGATATTGATAACTTAGCACTGCCGCTGCAAACTCCGCCACCTTCAGCTTCGCCATTGCGCTTGGAGCGTTGTGCTGGCGGCGGTATGGGCGGTGTGGGTGGTGCGCCGGGACCGCATGGGAATGATGAGACGGATTCCGATCAGGATGAGATTGAAGATCCCATTGGTGAGAGTGAACAGGAGAGTGAAGGCGATGAGGATTTGCCACTGGAAATGGATGATGTACGAAGTACAAATAAA AAAGATGACATGGAAGTGGAACATTTAGCGACTTTAGAAAGACTGCGTCAAAGTCAAAGACAAGACTATTTAAAA GGTTCAGTTTCTGGTTCAGTGCAGGCAACAGATCGTCTGATGAAGGAACTACGTGATATATACCGCTCGGATGCGTTCAAAAACAACATGTACTCGATTGAGCTAGTTAATGATTCAATCTACGAGTGGAATATACGTCTCAAATCTGTGGATCCGGACAGTCCACTGCATAGCGATCTGTTGCAGCTCAAGGAAAAAGAGGGCAAGGACAGCATACTGCTCAACATACTGTTCAAGGAGACGCATCCATTCGAGCCGCCCTTTGTCCGTGTTGTGCATCCAATCATTTCAG GTGGCTATGTGCTCATCGGTGGTGCCATTTGCATGGAGCTGCTCACCAAACAAGGCTGGAGCTCTGCCTACACAGTCGAGGCggtaattatgcaaattgccgCCACTCTGGTCAAGGGCAAGGCGCGCATACAGTTCGGTGCTACCAAG GCGCTCACTCAAGGACAGTATAGCTTGGCAAGAGCTCAGCAAAGCTTCAAATCGCTAGTGCAAATACACGAGAAGAATG GTTGGTTCACGCCACCCAAGGAGGATGGCTAA
- the LOC108605435 gene encoding alpha-tocopherol transfer protein-like isoform X1: protein MTTIKAITRPNSEEVQDKLSELQIWFGNNTNLPEKIEPIVLLRFLKCMQYDIDKTKALIELNYNIRNRNPNLFIDRNMEDAMTAKGLKVSDLLILPGLTPERHKLLLFRMTDFDPNTRNSVEETKIFFMMADARFTSPDVEHKQASSTTADNAAAAESRTNLCPDDIAEGDVQIVDISGYTMRHLAHVSIFVLRVYMKFLQEAYPSQLRAIHIINCPSFLDRMMAMMKPFIREEVYQMINYHTEGMESLYQLVPKDMLPLEYGGKAGTIAELKAQGLQMLKEKTAYLSDAQHWRAAAQSKSRWSWF, encoded by the exons atgACAACAATCAAAGCAATAACCAGACCTAACAGCGAAGAAGTTCAAGATAAGCTAAGCGAACTACAAATATGGTTTGGGAACAACACAAATCTACCAGAGAAAATTG agCCCATTGTATTATTGCGATTTCTCAAGTGCATGCAGTATGATATTGATAAGACTAAGGCCCTAATCGAGCTCAACTATAACATTCGCAACAGGAATCCGAATTTATTCATAGATCGCAACATGGAGGATGCGATGACTGCCAAGGGCTTAAAAGTGTc agaCCTGCTCATACTACCAGGTCTAACTCCAGAGCGTCATAAGCTGTTGTTATTCCGCATGACTGACTTTGATCCAAACACT cGCAATTCCGTGGAGgagacaaaaatattttttatgatggCCGATGCTCGCTTTACCTCGCCAGATGTGGAGCATAAGCAGGCCAGCAGCACCACAGCTgataatgcagcagcagccgagtCTAGAACCAATCTCTGTCCAGATGATATTGCCGAGGGTGATGTGCAAATTGTTGATATTAGTGGCTATACCATGAGACATTTGGCGCATGTCTCGATCTTTGTGCTGCGCGTTTATATGAAGTTTCTGCAGGAGGCATATCCATCACAGCTGCGTGCCATACACATTATCAACTGTCCATCGTTTCTGGATCGCATGATGGCCATGATGAAGCCGTTCATAAGAGAAGAAGTCTATCAAATG ATAAATTACCACACCGAAGGTATGGAAAGTCTTTATCAGCTGGTGCCCAAGGATATGCTGCCGCTGGAATATGGCGGCAAGGCTGGCACCATAGCTGAGCTCAAAGCACAGGGCTTGCAAAtgttaaaagaaaaaac CGCATATCTAAGTGATGCTCA
- the LOC108605435 gene encoding alpha-tocopherol transfer protein-like isoform X2 — protein sequence MMADARFTSPDVEHKQASSTTADNAAAAESRTNLCPDDIAEGDVQIVDISGYTMRHLAHVSIFVLRVYMKFLQEAYPSQLRAIHIINCPSFLDRMMAMMKPFIREEVYQMINYHTEGMESLYQLVPKDMLPLEYGGKAGTIAELKAQGLQMLKEKTAYLSDAQHWRAAAQSKSRWSWF from the exons atgatggCCGATGCTCGCTTTACCTCGCCAGATGTGGAGCATAAGCAGGCCAGCAGCACCACAGCTgataatgcagcagcagccgagtCTAGAACCAATCTCTGTCCAGATGATATTGCCGAGGGTGATGTGCAAATTGTTGATATTAGTGGCTATACCATGAGACATTTGGCGCATGTCTCGATCTTTGTGCTGCGCGTTTATATGAAGTTTCTGCAGGAGGCATATCCATCACAGCTGCGTGCCATACACATTATCAACTGTCCATCGTTTCTGGATCGCATGATGGCCATGATGAAGCCGTTCATAAGAGAAGAAGTCTATCAAATG ATAAATTACCACACCGAAGGTATGGAAAGTCTTTATCAGCTGGTGCCCAAGGATATGCTGCCGCTGGAATATGGCGGCAAGGCTGGCACCATAGCTGAGCTCAAAGCACAGGGCTTGCAAAtgttaaaagaaaaaac CGCATATCTAAGTGATGCTCA